A section of the Pectinophora gossypiella chromosome 11, ilPecGoss1.1, whole genome shotgun sequence genome encodes:
- the LOC126370996 gene encoding uncharacterized protein LOC126370996, which translates to MEVMSSLLLCALVALLPQTLVSGKQSVRSSTTDIRFNNTIIIQQQKAKHKLLLNLNGQPLVVKVNELQNVFSDYSCSHCTECMERAIRAHKLAGYQKDRPDSMELHNDILKGRVIRERRSANDSSQDKGDKKNKTKRAKAHRSITVTKYNIAGEVHALKVKESNPTNDETKVGSCEVYKVSKSYACNSPDGEAILSAAKRKNNKKNKKDKDKQQFSTTTGAPRSPQSVPVFRKRQIEKFQIPENVMPSIEEFY; encoded by the exons ATGGAAGTAATGAGTTCCCTGTTGTTATGTGCGCTTGTTGCGCTATTGCCACAAACGCTAG TTTCAGGAAAACAATCAGTGCGGAGCTCAACAACGGACATACGGTTTAACAACACGATTATAATACAGCAACAGAAAGCTAAACATAAGTTGCTATTGAACCTGAACGGGCAGCCATTAGTGGTCAAGGTGAATGAACTACAAAACGTATTCAGTGACTACAGTTGCAGCCATTGCACAGAATGCATGGAAAGAGCCATAAGAGCTCACAAGCTAGCAGGATATCAAAAAGACAGACCGGATTCTATGGAACTACATAATGATATACTGAAAGGGAGAGTAATAAGAGAGAGAAGATCTGCTAACGATTCAAGTCAAGACAAAGGAGATAAGAAAAACAAGACTAAAAGAGCTAAAGCACATAGATCTATCACTGTTACAAAATACAATATCGCCGGAGAAGTTCACGCTTTAAAAGTGAAAGAATCTAATCCGACCAATGACGAGACTAAAGTAGGATCGTGCGAGGTATATAAAGTATCAAAATCCTACGCCTGCAATTCTCCAGACGGGGAGGCGATATTATCAGCTGCAAAAAGgaaaaacaataagaaaaataaaaaagataaggACAAACAGCAATTTTCAACGACAACAGGTGCACCACGGTCACCGCAGTCCGTTCCTGTCTTCAGAAAGCGACAAATAGAAAAGTTCCAAATACCAGAAAACGTGATGCCATCCATTGAAGAGTTCTATTGA